Within Conexibacter woesei DSM 14684, the genomic segment GCCGAGCTGGATCTCCTCGCCGTCGATCGTCATCTTGTTGGCGTCGTCCTTGGACTGCGTCAGGCGCGTGTCGACGAAGCCGAACGCGACCGCGTTGACGTTGACCTTGAACTGGCCCCACTCCTTCGCCAGCGTCTTGGTGAGGCCGACGACGCCGGCCTTGCCGGCCGAGTAGTTGGCCTGGCCGGCGTTGCCCATCGTGCCGGAGGTGGAGCTGACGTTGACGATCTTGCGGAAGACCTCGACGCCCTCCTCGCGCTCCTTCTTCGCCGGCTCGCGCAGGTGCGGCGCGGCGGCCCGGATCACTCTGAACGGCACGGTGACGTGGATGTCGATCATCCGCTGCCACCAGTCGTCGCTCAGCTTGTGGATCGGCGCGTCGAGCGTGTAGCCGGCGTTGTTGACGACGATGTCGAGTCTGCCCCAGGCGTCGATCGCCGTCTGGACCAGTCTGTCGGGCGCGTCGCCCTTCGTCAGGTCGCCGGCGAAGACCGTCGTCTCGCCCGCGATCTCCGACGCCGTCTGCTGCGCGACGTCGCCGTCGAGATCGTTGATCAGGACCTTCGCGCCCTGCGCCGAGAGCAGCTCGGCCGTCGCCCGGCCGATCCCGCGCGCGCTGCCGGTGACGATCGCCACCTTGTCGTCGAGGATTCCCATGCACATCTCCCTTTGCTGGCTCGTGTCGATCGCTGCGGCGCCGACTCTACGTCCGTAGCGCGGTGGTGGGCGCCGATTGAGTGTGCACGTTCTGTTTCCTATACCGGTCCGTTCTCCGCTGTAGCAAACAGTCCAAAATAAGAGACGGATGCCTGGTATCGTGTGATTCTCGAAATGGGGAACGGCTCGATGGAAAGAACGGAACTCCTCGAAGGCGCTGCTGCTCGGCTGCGCGAGCGACTGCCGCCCAGCTGGAGAATCGCAACTGACCCGGTGAACACGGGTGCGGCGGTTCTCGATACAGCGATCGTCCTGACGGCGCCGAACGGCACGGCCACGACATTCGTCGTCGAAGCGAAGCAGGAGCTCACCCCGCGGGACGTGTCGTCCGCGTTGTCCGGTCTCGGGCGAGCGGTCCGGGCGCTCGCCACGAACATCCCGTTGCTGTTCGTGGCTCCGTGGATCAGTCCCCGGGCACGCGAGCTGCTCACCGCAGAGCGGATCAACTACGTCGATCTCACCGGCAACGTCCGCGTGCAGCTCGAGCACCCGGCTCTGTTCCTCTCATCCGGTGGAGCGGCGAGGGATCCGCGGCCGAAGCCCCGCGGCGCGGCGCGCGTGCGCGGCCCGAAGGCAGGACGTCTCATTCGGATGCTTGTCGATTCGCGGCCCCCGTATGGTGTGCGCGATCTCGCGGCCGCTGCAGGGCTTGCGCCTGGATACGTGTCGCGGATGCTCGACACCCTCGATCGTGAGGGGATGGTCGAACGCTCTCCACGTGGCGGCGTGGAGAACGTCGACGTGGCAAGCCTGCTGCGGCGCTGGGCGGAGGACTACGACGTTCTCAGATCCAATGGCGCGATGGGCTACATATCGCGGGCGGGGGTTGCAGAGGCGTACGCGGGCCTCGGCGCCGTGGGTGCCGATCGGCGTGTCGCGGTCACCGGCTCCTTCGCAGCCGTCCAGCTTGCGCCGGTGGCTGCTCCGGCGCAGCTGTTCGTCTACTGCGACGACCCCGAGGCGGTCGCCGGCGCCTTGAACCTGCTGCCGGCCCCGCAGGCTCCAGACGTGGTTCTGCTGCGACCGTTCGACGACGTCGTGTGGACCGGGTTGCGGCGGCGGACAGACGCGGTCGCGCCGGTCGCGCCTTCGCAGATCGTCGCCGACTGCCTCACAGGCACCGGACGGATGCCGGCGGAGGGGGAGGCCGTGCTCGAGTGGATGATGCGAGACGACACGAGCTGGCGTCACGACGTCCTGCTGCAGCTGACCACCGCGAGCAGATGACCCGCGACCGGCCGCCCGACCCCCTGTACGTCGAGGCGCGGCGGGTTCTGCTCGACGCGCTGGACGCGCTGGCACCGCACCTGTCGGCGGTCGTCGTGGTGGGTGCTCAGGCTGTCTATCTGCGCGTTGGTGGCAGATCGCTCCCGACGATGGCTCCCTACACGGCGGACGGCGACCTCGCGCTGGATCCCGCGTTGCTGAGGGCGGCGCCGGAGCTCGAGGTCGCGATGGGTGGCGCGGGCTTTCGCCTCCAACAGATCGACGGGCATGTGGAGCCGGGCATCTGGCTCGCGTCGGCGCGGGTCGCCGCTCAGTCGGTCGACATACCGGTCGACCTGATCGTGCCGGACGGCGTCGCGCCGCCAGGCGGCCGACGGGGCGCTCGGCTGGGAGAGCACGGACACCGGGCAGCCCGGCGCGTGCGAGGTCTCGAGGCGTCCCTGGCCGACCATGGGCCGATGACGATCGGGGCGCTCGCTCCGGGAGACCCGCGCAAACGTCGCGTCGCGGTGGCGGGGCCAGCGGCGCTGCTGATCGCGAAGGCGCACAAGCTCGGCGAACGTGTCGAAAGCGGTCGAGTCGATCGCCTCGACGACAAGGACGCGGGCGATGTGCTCCGCCTCATGCTGGGCACCGCGGCGGCGGAGGTCGCAGGTACCGTCTCCACGCTGGCGGCCGACCCGGTCGCTGGCGCGTCGACGGCAGCGGGGCTCCGCTACATCCGCGAGCTGTTCGGTCGGCGGGGTGGCGCGGGCGTCGAGATGGCAGCGCGTGCGCTCCGGCTTGCGATGCCTGCTGAGCGCGTCGAGGCGGTCTGCGTCTCCTACGTCAGAGAGCTGCCCGCCTTGCCATGAGCCGCTAGAGCCCCATCGTCTTGGCAAGGATCTCGCGCATGACCTCGTCGGTTCCGCCGCCGATCGGCCCGAGGCGCAGGTCGCGGACGGCGCGCTCGATCGCCAGCTCGGCGTGCTCGCCGAGGTCGAAGTGGATCTGCAGGCAGCTGTCGGCGGCGTCGTAGGCGGCGCGCTGCGTCGCCAGCTTCGCCATCGTCACCGCTTGCACCGCATCGCCGCCGGCGAGGTGCAGGCGCAGCGCGTGGTAGGTGAGCGCACGGCCGGTCTCCAGCGCAGTCGCGACCTCGGCGAGGCGGTGGCGGATCGACTGGCCCGCGCGCCGCGAGCGGGCCAGCGCGACGGTGCGTTCGAGCACCAGCTCCATCGCGCCAAGCGCGCCGAGCGACATCATCAGCCGCTCCCACGCGAAGTTGACCATGATCAGCTTGAAGCCGCCGTGCAGCTCGCCGAGCAGGTTGCGCTCCGGCACGAAGACGTCGTCGAACGCGATCAGCGCGGTGTCGGAGGCGTGCCAGCCGAGCTTCTCGATCGGCCGCGCCTCGACGCCCTCGCCGCGGTCGACCACGAGGAACGAGATGCCGCCGTGACCGCCCTCCGGCGTCGTGCGCACGGCGGTGACGACGAAGTCGGCGCGCACCCCGTTGGTGATGAACATCTTCGAGCCGTTGACGAGGAAGCCGCCGTCGACGCGCTCGGCGCGGGTGCGCAGCGCGGCGACGTCGGAGCCGGCGTCGGGCTCGGTGATCCCGAGCGCGGCGATCTTCTCGCCGCGGATCCCGGGTCGCAGGTAGCGCTCGTGCTGGTCGGCGGTGCCGAACTTCCAGACGGGGGGCAGCGCGATCCCGGCGTGCGCGCCGATGCCGGCACCGAGGCCGCCGGAGCCGCAGCGCGCCAGCTCCTCGGCGAAGACCGCGGCACCGACGGGG encodes:
- a CDS encoding helix-turn-helix domain-containing protein gives rise to the protein MILEMGNGSMERTELLEGAAARLRERLPPSWRIATDPVNTGAAVLDTAIVLTAPNGTATTFVVEAKQELTPRDVSSALSGLGRAVRALATNIPLLFVAPWISPRARELLTAERINYVDLTGNVRVQLEHPALFLSSGGAARDPRPKPRGAARVRGPKAGRLIRMLVDSRPPYGVRDLAAAAGLAPGYVSRMLDTLDREGMVERSPRGGVENVDVASLLRRWAEDYDVLRSNGAMGYISRAGVAEAYAGLGAVGADRRVAVTGSFAAVQLAPVAAPAQLFVYCDDPEAVAGALNLLPAPQAPDVVLLRPFDDVVWTGLRRRTDAVAPVAPSQIVADCLTGTGRMPAEGEAVLEWMMRDDTSWRHDVLLQLTTASR
- a CDS encoding acyl-CoA dehydrogenase family protein, with product MTDLLQRAGAGAAAAAAPLPPLTADHVRLRAEIRAYVEGELAPHAGEWEAARSFPDAVLADCARRGYVGLKFPREHGGSGDPVGAAVFAEELARCGSGGLGAGIGAHAGIALPPVWKFGTADQHERYLRPGIRGEKIAALGITEPDAGSDVAALRTRAERVDGGFLVNGSKMFITNGVRADFVVTAVRTTPEGGHGGISFLVVDRGEGVEARPIEKLGWHASDTALIAFDDVFVPERNLLGELHGGFKLIMVNFAWERLMMSLGALGAMELVLERTVALARSRRAGQSIRHRLAEVATALETGRALTYHALRLHLAGGDAVQAVTMAKLATQRAAYDAADSCLQIHFDLGEHAELAIERAVRDLRLGPIGGGTDEVMREILAKTMGL
- a CDS encoding SDR family NAD(P)-dependent oxidoreductase, whose amino-acid sequence is MGILDDKVAIVTGSARGIGRATAELLSAQGAKVLINDLDGDVAQQTASEIAGETTVFAGDLTKGDAPDRLVQTAIDAWGRLDIVVNNAGYTLDAPIHKLSDDWWQRMIDIHVTVPFRVIRAAAPHLREPAKKEREEGVEVFRKIVNVSSTSGTMGNAGQANYSAGKAGVVGLTKTLAKEWGQFKVNVNAVAFGFVDTRLTQSKDDANKMTIDGEEIQLGIPDQLRGMSQMLIPLGRPASPEEAAGGVFLLCTPWANYVHGQVLHVNGGLFGGMTG